The DNA region CAGCATTGGCGGAAGTACCGCGCTTGTTGAAGAGCCGCAGCCCAAAAGGGCAAGGGTAAGGCCTTCTATTGGCATTGGTGGTGGCACAGGCGGTTTTGGCGGGCTAGGTGGTGGCGTGGGCATTACCATTGGCGGTGGCAGGAACCGTGAAGAACAAGCTACCAGAGTGGCTGGCCCGACAGCCTATTTCATAGAAAAGTTTGGTACAGGCCCTATGCAGGAAATCCCGGTTGAGGGTGGTAATTCCGCAGGCAAAAACCAACAGATCAAAACTGCGCTTTTACAGAAAATGACCAACGATGAAGACCTTGCAGAGCGCATAAAGGCCACCGAAAGTTTTGATGCCAAGCTGGTGCGCTCGTTTGTGGCGGCCTATAATGCAATGCATAAATAATTATCTGCAGATGCAATCGGCCACATGGTCGTTCACCATGCCCGTGGCCTGCATGTGTGCATAGCAGATGGTGGTACCAAAGAACTTAAAGCCCCGTTTTTTCATGTCTTTGCTAATGGCGTCAGACAGTTCCGTGCGTGCAGGTACATCCTTAAGCGTTTTAATGGGATTTTGTATAGGTTTCCGGTTTGGAATAAAGCCCCACATATAGTTGGCAAAAGAACCAAACTCTTTTTGAATCGTTATAAAAAGCTTAGCATTGTGAATTGCGGCCTTCACCTTCAACCTGTTCCTGATGATGCCAGGATCGTTCATCAACCTTTCTTCATCCTTTTCATTAAAAGCGGCCACCTTTTGCACGTCAAAATCTGCAAAGGCTTTTCTGTAACCTTCCCTTCTTTTCAGAATAGTGATCCAGCTCAGGCCGGCCTGTGCCCCCTCAAGCAACAGGAACTCAAACAGCACCTTATCATCATAAACCGGCTTTCCCCATTCTTCATCATGGTATTTTACATAAAGCGGATCCGTTCCGCACCATCCGCACCTGATTTGGTTTGCCATAAGCTTATAATTCTATAAGGGGGTCCCAGAAATGTTTTTTAAAGTTCTGTATTTTATCTCCTTTTACCACAATTCCTTCTTTTTCCAATAGCTCCTGCATACGTTCCGGCGGTTTAAAATGGAATTTGCCGGTAAGCAGGCCGCTACTGTTTACCACCCGGTGTGCTGGTATTTTTGGCTTCGCGAACCCGGCATTGCTCATGGCATAGCCCACCATGCGGGCCGAACCGCCGGCTCCCAGGCTCCTGGCAATTGCACCATATGAGGTTACCCGCCCTTTCGGGATCAGCCTTACCAATTCAAACACCTGGTCGTAAAAAGATTGTTCCATTACTCAAAAGAGAATTGTATGTAATTGATGTTTTTATCATGTTTTAAATAAATCCTTTCATAATGCGTTTTGATAGACAACACATCATCGTACAGGTCAGACTTATATAAATTGTCTGTTTTTTTATGGATCTTCATGCCCAGCTCTTCAACCTTTTCTGCCGTATAAAGATATAAACCATCGTTATCGGTTTTCAGATTTATTTTTCCTCCCGGCTTTAAAAAAGTTTTGTACTTATCCAGAAAGCCTGGAAATGTCAGGCGCTTCTTTTCGCGGCTGTCCTGTGGTTGCGGATCAGGGAAAGTAATCCATATTTCATCTACCTCATTTTCAGCAAAAAAGTCTATGATATCTTCTATCTGGATTCTTAAAAAGGCCAGATTTGTAACCCCCTCGTCCATACCGGTACGGGCACCCCTCCAGATCCTGTTACCCTTAAGATCCACCCCAATAAAATTCTTTTTGGGAAACATCCGTGCCAGGTTAAGCGCATATTCTCCTTTACCACAAGCCAACTCCAATACAACAGGATTATCGTTCTTAAAATGTTCCCTGGCCCATTTTCCCTTCAATGCTTTACCCGCATCGAGCTGGTAAACATTCGGAAAAGCATCTATTTCGGCAAATTTTCTTAATTTATCTTTACCCACTTCAAATTAATTATAGTATAACCACAAATTTATATAAAACTTAACAGAATTTACTAGCAAGTCCGTTTTACCCTCAGGCTCTCAGAAGAATTCGTACTTTTGTAAACCAATTTGAGATCAGTGGAGAAAAACGCAAAAATATATGTTGCCGGGCACCGTGGAATGGTTGGCTCTGCCATTTACCGTAAATTACAGAAAGAAGGTTACAGTAACCTGGTTGTCAGAACTTCGGCTGAGCTTGACCTGCGCAACCAGCAGGCGGTAACCGATTTTTTTGAGGCAGAAAAACCGGAATATGTATTTCTGGCCGCCGCAAAGGTGGGCGGTATTGTGGCCAACAATACCTACAGGGCCGATTTCCTGTACGAAAACCTTTGTATTCAGAACAACGTGATCCACCAGGCTCATAAAAATGGGGTAAAAAAACTGATGTTCCTGGGTTCCAGCTGTATCTACCCAAAACTGGCACCGCAGCCATTAAAAGAGGAATACCTGCTTACCGGCCTGCTCGAAGAAACCAATGAGCCTTATGCTATCGCTAAAATAGCGGGTATAAAAATGGCCGATGCTTACCGCAGCCAGTACAACTGCGATTTCATTTCTGTAATGCCAACCAACCTTTACGGTTATAACGACAATTACCATCCGCAAAACTCTCATGTATTGCCTGCCCTGATCCGGAAGTTTCATGAAGCCAAAGTAAATGGCGGCACCGAGGTGAATATCTGGGGTTCAGGAACGCCCATGCGCGAATTCCTTTTTGCCGATGACCTGGCCGATGCTTGTTATTTCCTGATGCAAAACTACAGCGAGGCCGGCTTTTTGAATATCGGCACCGGCACGGACCTCAGTATCAAAGACCTTGCACTCCTCATCAAAGAAATCGTAGGCTTTGAAGGCACCCTCGCTTTCGACAGCACAAAGCCAGATGGAACACCACGCAAATTGATGGATGTATCCAAACTGCACCAACTGGGCTGGAAACATAAAATTGAACTCAAAGAAGGCATTAAACTGGCCTATCAGGACTTCCTGGAAAAGCATAGCTAAAATTGATATATTTGCTGAAGTGAATAAACTTTAGCTATATGACCTTAGTTCAGCTCGAATATATTGTTGCAGTAGACACCTACAGGAGTTTTGTTGGGGCTGCCGAAAAATGTTTTGTTACACAGCCCACGCTGAGCATGCAGATCCAGAAACTGGAAGAGATGTTAAATGTAAAGATCTTTGACCGCAGCAAACAACCTGTTGTACCAACTGAAATTGGCGCACGTATTATTGAACAGGCCCGTCAGGTACTGCAGGAAAGCCTTAAGATCAAAGAACTCATCAGCAATGAGCAGCAGGACGTAGCAGGTGAACTTAAAGTGGGCATCATCCCTACTGTAGCACCCTACCTTTTACCCAAAGTAATTGCAGCCATGATGGAGAAGTACCGGGACCTGAAATTGCTGATCTGGGAATATACTACTGAAGACATTCTGCACCATTTAAAAACTGGTGTATTGGATTGCGGCATTTTAGCCACTCCGCTAGGCGAACAGGCCATCATTGAGCAACCACTGTATTACGAAAATTTTGTTACTTATATCAGCAAAAACAGCAAGCTGTCTAAAAAGAAAACCATTGATGCCGAAGACCTGGAAGATGAAAACATCTGGCTATTGAATGAAGGCCATTGTATGCGCTCACAGGTACTCAATATCTGCAGGTCTACCAAGCACAATCGGCTCCAGGGCCTTACCTATAATACCGGAAGTGTAGAAACGCTGATCCGCATGGTCGACATGAACAATGGCGCAACCCTGCTTCCTGAACTTGCACTTGAGGAGCTCAGCAGCAAACAGCTCAGTAAAGTGCATCATTTCAAATCGCCAGAGCCGGTAAGGGAGATCAGCCTGGTTACACATAAAAACTTCATCAAGAAGAGAATGCTGAACGCGCTTAAAGAAGAAATACTGGAAATAATTCCGAAAGCCATGAAGCAGAAAAAGAAGAAAGATGTGGTAGGGATATAAAAATAAGGCCCGGGTTTCCCCGGGCTCTATCGTCAATCGGTCAGTACAAGTAAACTAAAATAAATAGCCTCCTGTATAACTTTAAAGTGACATTTAGGTTGTTCGTAGAAACCCTAGAATCAATCGCCTGGCATTTCCAACCTTTGTACCTTCTGCGCTTAGCCCTCACTTTGACCAGGGGTTTATTCTTTCTTTATGGCAGGCAAATCTAAGCTATAGAACAACTATTATATCCCAATTGGGCTACAAAAACAAACAGCCTGGATGTTTACACTTCCGGGCTATCCTATATAATTGATCCTGTATCAAACAGGCATTAAATTATGCATTTTTGAAACGCTCAGCTACAGCATCCCAATTTACAACGCTCCAGAAAGCAGCAATATAATCCGGACGTCTGTTTTGATATTTCAGGTAGTAAGCATGCTCCCATACATCCATACCTAAAATCGGTGTTCCTTTTACCTCAGCGATATCCATTAAAGGGTTATCCTGGTTAGGTGTAGAGGAAACCACTAATTTCTTATCTGCACCAACGCTTAGCCATGCCCATCCCGAACCGAAGCGGGTAGCACCAGCCTCAGCAAACTTCGTTTTAAACTCGGCAAATGAACCGAAAGCGGTATTGATCGCATCAGCCAATTCTCCTTTTGGCTCGCCACCTTTATTCGGGCCAATAACTTCCCAGAACAAAGAGTGATTATAATGACCACCGCCATTATTCCTTACCGCAACAGGAAATTTTGAGATATTTTTAACAATTTCTTCAATGCTTTGGTTAGCCTCAGGCTTTCCTTCTAAAGCTTTATTTAAATTGGTAACATACGCCTGGTGGTGTTTGCCATGGTGAATTTCCATAGTCTGTTTATCGATATGCGGTTCTAATGCATCTGTTGCGTATGGTAACGCAGGTAATTCAAAAGCCATATTATTATGATTTATGTTTAAAAATTGTATGATTTCAGATTTGTAGCAAAATCCTTTGCTGTTCACAGCAAATATAACAATCGGGGGTTAAGTTTTGTTCAAGACTTTGTAAAGTTAAGCCCTTTTTCCTGCGAAGAATTTCGTCATTAACGCCCCGCATTCCTCTGCCAGAATACCGCTCTTTAAAACAGTTTTCGGGTGCAGCAGCTGACCGCCTTTTGTGCTAAATCCCCTTTTCGGTTCGGACGCGCCGTACACCAGTTTGCCAATCTGCGTCCAGTAACTGGCACCAGCGCACATCACACAAGGCTCTATGGTTACGTACAGGGTACAATCCTTTAAATATTTACCGCCCAATGTTTGGGCAGCAGCCGTAAAAGCCTGCATCTCAGCATGGGCGGTTACATCGTTCAGTTGCTCCGTAAGGTTATGCCCACGGCCAACAATCTTCCCTTTACAAACCACAATGGCCCCTATAGGGATTTCCTGCAGGTCGTACGCTTTTTGCGCTTCATGCAGGGCCAACCGCATAAAATGCTCATCTTCTGCTACAGCATCTTTCTCTTCTGAAAAATTATAATAACTCATTTATATCATTCTACTGCCGTTCGGCACTTTTCCATTTAAAGTGGTTAACACAATATCCCCATTTTCATCAGCAAACCCTGTTACCAGGAATTCGGACATAAATTTACCGATCTGTTTCTTCGGGAAGTTCAACACCCCTACAATTTGTTGGCCCACCAACTCTTCTTTGGAATAAAGCGCCGTGATCTGAGCGCTGCTCATTCTTATTCCCAGCTCCCCAAAATCAACCTTTACCTTATAGGCAGGCTTTCTGGCCTCAGGATATTCCAAAACTTCCATAATTGTTCCTGCACGCAACTCCACTTTTTCAAAATCGCTCCAGCTTATTTCTTCCATGCCCTAAAATTACAATTTATCGGCAATTCTGTACCGCTGTTCCGCTTATATTTGTGACCACACCCGCTAAACCCCTGATATAGAAATGATCCCACTCAAAGAAATCTCCTATTTTTCCCTTGCCGCCCTGATCCTGGTGATCAGCCCGGGCCCAAACATGATCTACCTGATTTCCCGGTCCATTACACAGGGACAGCGATCCGGCCTGATCTCTTTAATGGGCATCATATCTGGCTTTTTATTTCACATTGTGATGGTCTCTGCCGGGCTCACCGCAGTGCTTTTTGCAGTACCCTATGTGTATGCCACAATAAAAACCCTGGGTGTAGTGTATTTGCTTTACCTGGCTTACCAGGCCATTAAACCCAATGGCCGAAGCCCGTTTGAGGTCCGTAAAGATTTGAGCAATGACAAGCCGGCAAAGCTGTTTAAAATAGGTGTCCTAACCACAGTATTGAATCCTAAAGTAGCGGTGTTTTACCTGTCTTTCTTTCCTTATTTCATCAAACCCGAATACGGGTCGGTATTTATGCAAAGCCTGCAGCTGGGCATCACACAAGTTTGCATCAGTTTTTCCGTAAACCTGATCATTGTGCTCAGTGCCGCCAGGGCAGCCCTGTTCTTTGCCGGCAATCCGCTTTGGATGCGGGCCCAGAAATGGGTTATGGCCAGCATCCTTGCGTCGCTAGCTGTAAAAATGGCGCTTACCAAAGAGAAATGACACTATTTTTCCCTTAATTTGCAGCATGATCGATGTAATTCTTAAAAAAGGCAAAGAAAAAGCTGCTATGCTGCGTCATCCCTGGATCTTTTCGGGTGCTATTGACAAGATTAAAGGACAGCCTGTAAATGGTGAAATTATAGCCGTGCGCTCTGCTGATAAAGAATTTCTGGCCTATGCCTATTTCAACGACCTTTCCAGGGTTGCCTTGCGCCTGCTGGAATGGGACGAAACGGCAACAATAGACAAAGCCTGGTACCAGCAAAAGATTAAGCAGGCCATTGCGGCACGAGGCCATATCTTAAACGAAGACACCAATACCTGCAGGCTGATATTCAGCGAGGCAGATTTCCTGCCGGGACTGATTGTAGACCAATATGCAGATTTCCTTTCCCTGCAGATTTTAAGTGCCGGAATAGAAAACATCAAAGAAGAGATCATCGTTATTTTACGGGAAGAGCTGAACCCTAAGGGCATATTTGACAAGAGTGATGCCGGCGCACGTAAGCACGAAAACCTGGAAGCTACACAGGGTCTGTTATGGGGAGAAAACCCTCCTGAATTTATCGAAGTAAAAGAAAACGGGATCCTTTACCACATCAACATTGCTGAGGGACAGAAATCCGGCTTTTATTGCGATCAACGCGATAATCGAAGAATCCTTGCTGAATACACCAGGGGCAAAAACGTGCTCGACTGTTTCTGCTACAGCGGTGGTTTTACTTTAAACAGTTTAAAATACCAGGCCGCACATGTAACCAGTGTAGACAGCTCGGCCCTGGCCATAGAAACCCTAAAGCATAACCTGGAACTGAATGCCTTTAAAGCTGAACAGCAAACCAGTATACAATCTGACGTAAACAAACAGCTTCGTGCTTTTAAAGACGCAGGCCAAACCTTTGATGTACTGGTACTGGACCCACCAAAATACGCCCCTTCACGTTCGGCATTAGACCGTGCAGCCAGGGCCTATAAGGACCTGAACCGCCTGGGTATGCTGTTGCTTAAAGAGGGAGGGATTCTGGCCACTTTCTCCTGCTCCGGAGCAGTAGATATCGAAACGTTTAAGCAGATCATCGCCTGGGCCGCATTGGATGCCGGCAGGGAAGTTCAGATCATTAAACAGTTCTGCCAGCCCGAAGACCACCCTGTCCGCATTTCCTTTTCTGAAGGAGAATACCTAAAAGGGCTCTTGTTACGGGTTTTATAAAACGGTCTAATCCTCCGGCAGGTGATCGTACTCGCCTTTTAAGGCATACCAGCCAAAAATAACCAGCCCCGCACTGATGGGGATAAAGATGAACAATATGATACCCCATTGCAGGGCGGTATTGGTTCTTTGTACACCCTCTGCTGCGAGGCCTACCTTTTCAAAGGCCTGCATAAACATGAATATAATTGAGACTGGGCCTAAGGCAATCCAGAATAATCCTAATGCTTTTTTTAATCCGTTCATGATCAATTTCTTTTAATGGGTTTCTGCTTCAGCTTCGTTATGGTCAGGCTTTTTATTGGACAGGTAAACAGTACCGATCAATAAACTCAGTGCTGCAATGCCTATCGGGTACCACAGCCCAGATAAAGGTGTAGAGCCTGAAAAGCTGGCAATGAGCGTGGCAATGAATGGCACCAGGCCGCCAAACACCCCGTTACCTACGTGGTAAGGCAGCGACATAGAAGTATACCTGATCTTTGTAGGGAACAGTTCTACCAGGAAAGCCGCTATAGGCCCGTAAACCATGGTTACCAGCAGGATCTGGAAAAAGATCAGTGCCACAAACTTCCAAAAAACAGGGGTCGATAATTTTTTATCCTTATAGGCATCAGGCATTTCAAGCGCTGGCTTGCCCGGATCTGCAT from Pedobacter africanus includes:
- the fcl gene encoding GDP-L-fucose synthase; translated protein: MEKNAKIYVAGHRGMVGSAIYRKLQKEGYSNLVVRTSAELDLRNQQAVTDFFEAEKPEYVFLAAAKVGGIVANNTYRADFLYENLCIQNNVIHQAHKNGVKKLMFLGSSCIYPKLAPQPLKEEYLLTGLLEETNEPYAIAKIAGIKMADAYRSQYNCDFISVMPTNLYGYNDNYHPQNSHVLPALIRKFHEAKVNGGTEVNIWGSGTPMREFLFADDLADACYFLMQNYSEAGFLNIGTGTDLSIKDLALLIKEIVGFEGTLAFDSTKPDGTPRKLMDVSKLHQLGWKHKIELKEGIKLAYQDFLEKHS
- the trmB gene encoding tRNA (guanosine(46)-N7)-methyltransferase TrmB — its product is MGKDKLRKFAEIDAFPNVYQLDAGKALKGKWAREHFKNDNPVVLELACGKGEYALNLARMFPKKNFIGVDLKGNRIWRGARTGMDEGVTNLAFLRIQIEDIIDFFAENEVDEIWITFPDPQPQDSREKKRLTFPGFLDKYKTFLKPGGKINLKTDNDGLYLYTAEKVEELGMKIHKKTDNLYKSDLYDDVLSIKTHYERIYLKHDKNINYIQFSFE
- a CDS encoding tRNA-binding protein is translated as MEEISWSDFEKVELRAGTIMEVLEYPEARKPAYKVKVDFGELGIRMSSAQITALYSKEELVGQQIVGVLNFPKKQIGKFMSEFLVTGFADENGDIVLTTLNGKVPNGSRMI
- a CDS encoding class I SAM-dependent rRNA methyltransferase codes for the protein MIDVILKKGKEKAAMLRHPWIFSGAIDKIKGQPVNGEIIAVRSADKEFLAYAYFNDLSRVALRLLEWDETATIDKAWYQQKIKQAIAARGHILNEDTNTCRLIFSEADFLPGLIVDQYADFLSLQILSAGIENIKEEIIVILREELNPKGIFDKSDAGARKHENLEATQGLLWGENPPEFIEVKENGILYHINIAEGQKSGFYCDQRDNRRILAEYTRGKNVLDCFCYSGGFTLNSLKYQAAHVTSVDSSALAIETLKHNLELNAFKAEQQTSIQSDVNKQLRAFKDAGQTFDVLVLDPPKYAPSRSALDRAARAYKDLNRLGMLLLKEGGILATFSCSGAVDIETFKQIIAWAALDAGREVQIIKQFCQPEDHPVRISFSEGEYLKGLLLRVL
- a CDS encoding DUF6814 family protein; its protein translation is MNGLKKALGLFWIALGPVSIIFMFMQAFEKVGLAAEGVQRTNTALQWGIILFIFIPISAGLVIFGWYALKGEYDHLPED
- a CDS encoding LysE family translocator, which produces MIPLKEISYFSLAALILVISPGPNMIYLISRSITQGQRSGLISLMGIISGFLFHIVMVSAGLTAVLFAVPYVYATIKTLGVVYLLYLAYQAIKPNGRSPFEVRKDLSNDKPAKLFKIGVLTTVLNPKVAVFYLSFFPYFIKPEYGSVFMQSLQLGITQVCISFSVNLIIVLSAARAALFFAGNPLWMRAQKWVMASILASLAVKMALTKEK
- a CDS encoding superoxide dismutase; this encodes MAFELPALPYATDALEPHIDKQTMEIHHGKHHQAYVTNLNKALEGKPEANQSIEEIVKNISKFPVAVRNNGGGHYNHSLFWEVIGPNKGGEPKGELADAINTAFGSFAEFKTKFAEAGATRFGSGWAWLSVGADKKLVVSSTPNQDNPLMDIAEVKGTPILGMDVWEHAYYLKYQNRRPDYIAAFWSVVNWDAVAERFKNA
- a CDS encoding nucleoside deaminase, translating into MSYYNFSEEKDAVAEDEHFMRLALHEAQKAYDLQEIPIGAIVVCKGKIVGRGHNLTEQLNDVTAHAEMQAFTAAAQTLGGKYLKDCTLYVTIEPCVMCAGASYWTQIGKLVYGASEPKRGFSTKGGQLLHPKTVLKSGILAEECGALMTKFFAGKRA
- a CDS encoding MGMT family protein, producing MEQSFYDQVFELVRLIPKGRVTSYGAIARSLGAGGSARMVGYAMSNAGFAKPKIPAHRVVNSSGLLTGKFHFKPPERMQELLEKEGIVVKGDKIQNFKKHFWDPLIEL
- a CDS encoding DNA-3-methyladenine glycosylase I, yielding MANQIRCGWCGTDPLYVKYHDEEWGKPVYDDKVLFEFLLLEGAQAGLSWITILKRREGYRKAFADFDVQKVAAFNEKDEERLMNDPGIIRNRLKVKAAIHNAKLFITIQKEFGSFANYMWGFIPNRKPIQNPIKTLKDVPARTELSDAISKDMKKRGFKFFGTTICYAHMQATGMVNDHVADCICR
- a CDS encoding hydrogen peroxide-inducible genes activator, whose protein sequence is MTLVQLEYIVAVDTYRSFVGAAEKCFVTQPTLSMQIQKLEEMLNVKIFDRSKQPVVPTEIGARIIEQARQVLQESLKIKELISNEQQDVAGELKVGIIPTVAPYLLPKVIAAMMEKYRDLKLLIWEYTTEDILHHLKTGVLDCGILATPLGEQAIIEQPLYYENFVTYISKNSKLSKKKTIDAEDLEDENIWLLNEGHCMRSQVLNICRSTKHNRLQGLTYNTGSVETLIRMVDMNNGATLLPELALEELSSKQLSKVHHFKSPEPVREISLVTHKNFIKKRMLNALKEEILEIIPKAMKQKKKKDVVGI